In Bombus terrestris chromosome 6, iyBomTerr1.2, whole genome shotgun sequence, a single window of DNA contains:
- the LOC100651680 gene encoding nuclear speckle splicing regulatory protein 1, with protein MSNSKEEKQYGLILPKKQQRIAPKVNNVFGDNNDSDEEDGTDWVKKALQAEGEKNKIKRQVRLNMQKALKEDPTIFQYDEVYDDMERTKDQSKTAKNEKKKPRYIQNLLKAAERRKKEQEYRIERMVQKEREAEGEMYADKESFVTSAYRAKLEEFKKMEEEENKMDKLEAIADVKKQQDISGFYRHLYEQTVVQSSEESGVKNDTNDNKTNLDNNLEDINKEINVSVTNKDQVKNKEIKKNRQYRQRKIEEDSDTDTEIQQKMENKVRTPVPEKRKNVERESERIEEPDVKKQKQQTENAKLEKSCNETKIENPINSKDVEKILENSKNDETEKISISAKEKIEAEKRERSKIWEKRTVGPVYEAALQRYYARKSMRLSVV; from the exons ATGTCTAACagtaaagaagaaaaaca GTATGGTTTAATTTTACCTAAAAAGCAACAACGTATTGCTCCGAAGGTAAACAACGTATTTGGCGATAATAATGATTCGGATGAGGAAGATGGTACAGATTGGGTTAAAAAGGCTCTTCAGGCAGAgggagaaaaaaataaaataaaaaggcaAGTAAGATTAAATATGCAAAAGGCTTTAAAGGAAGACCCaacaatatttcaatatgatGAAGTATATGATGACATGGAAAGGACAAAAGATCAGTCCAAAACtgcaaaaaatgaaaaaaagaaaccaaGGTATATTCAAAATCTTTTAAAAGCTGCAgagcgaagaaaaaaagaacaggaATATAGAATAGAAAGAATGGTTCAGAAAGAACGCGAAGCAGAGGGAGAAATGTATGCAGACAAAGAAAGTTTTGTTACTTCTGCTTATAGAGCAAAATTAGAAGAATTTAAGAAAatggaagaagaggaaaataaaatggataaaTTAGAAGCTATTGCAGATGTTAAAAAGCAACAAGATATTTCAGGATTTTATAGACATTTGTATGAACAGACTGTTGTTCAATCTTCAGAGGAATCTGGAGTTAAGAATGATACCAATGATAATAAAACTAATTTAGATAACAATTTAGaggatataaataaagaaataaatgtcaGTGTCACAAACAAAGACCaggtaaaaaataaagaaataaaaaagaatagacAATATAGgcaaagaaaaatagaagaagatagTGATACAGACACTGAAATTCAacagaaaatggaaaataaagtaAGAACTCCTGTACCTGAAAAACGTAAAAATGTTGAAAGGGAATCTGAAAGAATAGAAGAACCTGATGTTAAAAAACAAAAGCAACAAACTGAAAATGCTAAACTTGAAAAAAGTTGTAATGAGACCAAAATAGAAAATCCCATAAATTCAAAGGATgtggaaaaaatattagaaaatagtaaaaatgaTGAAACTGAAAAAATAAGTATTAgtgcaaaagaaaaaatagaagcagagaaaagagagagatcTAAGATTTGGGAAAAAAGAACAGTTGGGCCTGTATATGAAGCAGCATTGCAAAGATATTATGCTAGAAAATCTATGAGGTTATCAGttgtataa